The segment AGCAATGGGAGTCTCACCACTTAAGCCAGCACTCTTTAATTGTTCAATAATATGGCTGAGATTCTGAACCCCCATATAAATTACAATGGTTTCCGAACCGTGCGCGATCGCGTGCCAATTGACTTGAGGACGATATTTTCCTACTGATTCATGTCCAGTGACAAAAGTGACTGAGGAACTCATATCGCGATGGGTTAAGGGAATACCCGCATAAGCTGGTGCGGCAACACCAGAGGTAATTCCGGGGACTACTTCTACCGGAACACCAGCAGCGATTAAATCGCCCATTTCTTCGCCCCCACGCCCAAATACGAAGGGATCCCCTCCTTTAAGGCGCACAACAATCGCATTGGTCTGTGCTTTTTCAATCAGAAGCTGGGTGGTTTCGGATTGTAACTTGGAATGTCGTCCCCGTCGCTTCCCTGCATTAATTTTTTCCGCTTGGGGATTAATCATGCCTAAAATAGCGCTACTAACCAAAGCATCATAAATGACAACATCGGCATGTTCGAGAAGGGTTTTGCCTTTGAGAGTAAATAATCCGGGATCCCCGGGTCCAGCGCCAACTAAATAGACTTTACCAAGCGGTTGTTGATGGGTCATACAATCATTTCTTTAATAATGAGATCAGCAAGGGGGAGGTGACGACTTAAGGGGCGTCCAAACTGTAACTGAACTTGTGGCAATTGGGCTTGTAGGGTGTCAACCTGCTGCGCGATCGCGTCAGTAATGCCACCAGGAAACAGAAAATAAGGCACAATTTCAATCGCCAGTATCCCTGAGCGCACTAAGCTCGTCACTTGTTCGCTCAACGTCGGAGAAACTGACCAATAGGCGGGTTTGAGTCCTACTTGTTGCGCCAAGCGTTCCAGCGGCTGATTGCCCCCTGGGCGACGACTCCCATGCGAAATTATTATTTTAGCGGAGTGGGTCGCATCTGAGAAGGCAGCCTGCAATTGTTTTGCCATTAAAGGGGATTGTCCCAAATAAGGCTTAAGGGTAATCCGCATTTGATGACCGACTGCTTGCTGGGCAATTTTGACCGCTTCGGGAATATCTTCTCGGACGTGAACCCCTGGTAGGAGAAAAAGGGGAAGGACTTGTAATTCTGTGATGCCTTTTGGTGCGAGTTGCTGGCTTAATTGCGCGATCGCGTTCTCTAATGACAACGGGGCTAACTCTAAAGCGGCTGTATACACAGGCGGCTGAGGAGGCTTCGTTAAAACCGCTGTTCGGATTCCCGGCTGTGCTGAAATCACAAATTCTTCAGCAAGTTGATGTTGGATCTGTTCGGCTAATCGATCCATTTCTTGCTGGGGGCGCGGGTCGCGACTCCCATGATAGACCAAAAGGTAAGCAGTTTTTTCTAACAACGGCTATAAATTGCAACTAAACTTAACGTCTAGTTTTATGATAACGAGCCAATCATTAAGATTTTGTATCATTTGCACCGACGAGTAGGCTATCAAATTTGTTTTGAGGCATAAGTGTCACCCTCTCGCCCCTTCTCCCTTGTCCCACCTCGACCCATCCTTTCAGAACTAACGGACGACTAAGGCGCTAACCGTTCTCGCAGCCAACTGCCATCCCCTTGTTGACGATAGCGTAACCGATCATGGAGGCGGTTGGGGCGACCTTGCCAAAATTCGATTTCCGTTGGAATCAGACGATACCCTCCCCAATTGGGTGGCTTGGGAATGGTTTCTTCCTCGTATTTGGGTTCCAATTCGGCAATTTTGTCTTCTATTACTACCCGTGAGGAAATCACCTGACTTTGCGGAGAAGCCCATGCCCCTAAGCGTGAACCAAGAGGACGGCTGGCAAAATACTCTTCAGACTCTTGCTTTGATACTTTTTCTACGCGCCCATCAATGCGCACTTGTCGTTCTAATTCCGCCCACCAGAACACTAAAGAAGCCCAAGGATTATCGGCTAATTGTTGCCCTTTCTGGCTGGCATAGTTGGTATAAAACACAAACCCATCTTCATCAAAGCCTTTTAAGAGAACAATGCGTGCAGAAGGTTTGCCCTCTGGTGTCGCGGTTGCCAGTGTCATGGCGTTGGGTTCTGGTAAATCTGCTGCTAGGGCTTGGTCAAACCAAGTTTGAAACTGAGTAAAAGGGTTGGAATCGGCTTCTGTTTCGTTCAAACCGGCACGAGTATAGTTGCGACGTAAATCAGCAACATTCGACGTAGCATTCATTGCAATCACTCTTCTTTCTTTCCTTCTTCTAACAATGATAAGCTGTTATTGATTTTATTTATTAGTGAATCACAAAAATTTAGATTTATTTTTTATTTGATTTTTATGCAATTGAAACAACTGAATTGGTGGCGGATCAGTTTAGTCATTTTGATTATTTTAGGGATTTATTTACGCTTTACGAATCTCGACGGAAAAGTTTATTGGGTTGATGAAGTCAAAACTTCTTTACGATCAGCAGGATATACAGAAAGTATGCTGATCGAAGAAACTCCCTTGGCGACTGTGCTCAATTTAAGTTTTTTACAAAACTATCAACAACTTGATGCTGCAACATCGTTTTGGCAAAGTATAAAAACAATTGCCTCTAGTGAGCATTCTCCCCTTTATTATATCCTTACTCGTTGCAGTATGGATATTTTTGGCAGTTCAATCAATCTTACTAGAGGAGTGGCCACTGTCATTAGTTTGTTTAGTTTACCTGCAATTTATTGGTTAAGTTTAGAAATTTTTTCCTCCATTTTAATTGCTGAAACTTCTCTCGGGCTAGTTGCTATTTCTCCCTTTCATATCATCTACGCCCAAGAAGCAAGAGAATACAGCTTACTTACGGTGATGATTATTTTAATGAGCGCCGTTTTTTTATGGGCAATGCGTCGCCCGACCCCTGCAAGTTGGTTGACTTATAGTGGAACCGTTGCCTTAGGTTTATATGCACATCCACTCGCTGGTTTAGTCTCTCTTGGACATGGCATTTATGCGTTATTTACTCAGCGGTGGCGGTTAAATACGGTTGTTTTAATTTATAGTTTATATGCAGGTTTAGGTTTAATCCTTTTTATTCCCTGGATTTTAGTTTTTATTTTTAACGATGATCATATGGGGGAGTGGGTCCTTGAAGATCTACCTTTACGCCTACTCTTACAACGATGGTTAATTAATATAGTGGGATCAGTTTATGACTTACAAATTGGCTATGCAAATCGTTTATTTGATGTTAAAAATTTTCAAGATATTCAGTTAAGTTTAACGCAACCTTGGGTTTATCTTTTACTCTTAATTTTAGCACTAATAGCTTACAGTTTTTATTTTTTATATCGTCAAGGAACTGAACAACAATGGTGGTTTATTGTTACTTTAATTGGGGCAACAGGGTTAGCATTAGTCGTTCCGGATTTAGTTAGTGGGGGACAACGTTCAACGATTGGTCGTTACGCGATCGCGTGTCACCTAGGTGTGGATTTAGCTCTCGCTTATTGTTTAGGCACTTATCTCAAATTTGCCGTTAATTTTAATCGGAAAAATCTCTGGAAGATTATTTTTGTCGCAACATTTATCATTAGCATTTTTTCTAGTTTAATGATGCACAATGCTACGACTTGGTGGAATAAATACAGTAGCTACTATAACCAAGAAGTTGCCGATATCATTAATCAATCGGAACAGCCTTTAGTCGTGGGGGATGTTGCTCGAATTGCACGAACTTTATCTTTAAGCCATCATCTAGAACCAGAAACCAAGTTCATCTTTTTTAATGAACAAACAGCGCTGAAAATTCCAGAAACTTATACAGAAATTTATGTCTTTCGTCCACTTCAATCCTTATTAGACAGTTTGCAAGCGCAAAACTATCAGGTAGCGGTTCGCCACGAGAAAGGAAAACTTTGGCAAGTAAAAGCAGTAAATCGTACTCAATAACTCACGGTTCATTCTCTAATTAAACCGGGTTAATTTACTTATTTACGGCTACTGGGTTTTGATACACTCTATCGGAAT is part of the Cyanobacteria bacterium GSL.Bin1 genome and harbors:
- the cobA gene encoding uroporphyrinogen-III C-methyltransferase, coding for MTHQQPLGKVYLVGAGPGDPGLFTLKGKTLLEHADVVIYDALVSSAILGMINPQAEKINAGKRRGRHSKLQSETTQLLIEKAQTNAIVVRLKGGDPFVFGRGGEEMGDLIAAGVPVEVVPGITSGVAAPAYAGIPLTHRDMSSSVTFVTGHESVGKYRPQVNWHAIAHGSETIVIYMGVQNLSHIIEQLKSAGLSGETPIALIRWGTCAEQQDLIGSLDTIIEQKEKENFSAPAIAVIGKVVNLHEVLQTQ
- the pdxH gene encoding pyridoxamine 5'-phosphate oxidase, coding for MNATSNVADLRRNYTRAGLNETEADSNPFTQFQTWFDQALAADLPEPNAMTLATATPEGKPSARIVLLKGFDEDGFVFYTNYASQKGQQLADNPWASLVFWWAELERQVRIDGRVEKVSKQESEEYFASRPLGSRLGAWASPQSQVISSRVVIEDKIAELEPKYEEETIPKPPNWGGYRLIPTEIEFWQGRPNRLHDRLRYRQQGDGSWLRERLAP
- a CDS encoding sirohydrochlorin chelatase; protein product: MLEKTAYLLVYHGSRDPRPQQEMDRLAEQIQHQLAEEFVISAQPGIRTAVLTKPPQPPVYTAALELAPLSLENAIAQLSQQLAPKGITELQVLPLFLLPGVHVREDIPEAVKIAQQAVGHQMRITLKPYLGQSPLMAKQLQAAFSDATHSAKIIISHGSRRPGGNQPLERLAQQVGLKPAYWSVSPTLSEQVTSLVRSGILAIEIVPYFLFPGGITDAIAQQVDTLQAQLPQVQLQFGRPLSRHLPLADLIIKEMIV